From the Anaerolineales bacterium genome, one window contains:
- a CDS encoding MmcQ/YjbR family DNA-binding protein, protein MAQDWRKVLLSKPGAEASYPFGPGALVFKVGGRMFALLGEGEQIENLNLKCDPQDALALRAAHKAITPGYHMNKQHWNTLLLDGSLADDLVLELIDHSYDLVTAKLPKAKRKELGLEL, encoded by the coding sequence ATGGCACAGGATTGGCGAAAAGTGCTGCTCAGCAAGCCGGGGGCCGAGGCCAGCTACCCCTTCGGTCCCGGCGCGTTGGTCTTCAAGGTGGGCGGGCGCATGTTCGCCCTGCTGGGCGAAGGGGAGCAGATCGAGAACCTAAACCTCAAGTGCGATCCCCAGGATGCGCTGGCCCTGCGGGCGGCCCACAAAGCCATCACGCCCGGCTACCACATGAACAAGCAGCATTGGAACACGCTGCTGCTGGACGGCAGCTTGGCGGATGATCTGGTGTTGGAGTTGATCGACCACTCTTACGACCTGGTCACGGCCAAACTTCCCAAGGCCAAGCGCAAAGAGCTCGGTCTCGAGCTTTAG
- a CDS encoding DUF2071 domain-containing protein: MAAPQVLRFADYERPRPRPSGIDVVSTLRHFAICTYAVDPARLRPWVDERFELLTIQAGGQPRALLSIVPFCELDFRLAAYPSPQFRFNQTNYRFYVTDRQTGEPCVWFIGSLLDSPTVVVPRYLWKLPWHYGRMQFDCTLQDGQYTQYQLKTHSRWAEARLELRQEPGLTQNHPGFPDEESALVTLTHPLTGYYYRRDGRLGSYSIWHDRLHMQPARLLAARFDVLERMGIVDIEEQQQPYSLLVQPETEFTIYLPPAAV, from the coding sequence ATGGCCGCTCCGCAAGTGCTGCGCTTCGCCGACTACGAGCGGCCGCGCCCGCGGCCCAGCGGGATCGACGTGGTCAGCACGTTGCGCCACTTCGCCATCTGCACTTACGCAGTGGACCCGGCGCGCCTGCGGCCCTGGGTGGACGAGCGCTTTGAACTGCTGACCATCCAAGCCGGCGGCCAGCCGCGCGCCCTGCTTTCGATCGTGCCGTTCTGTGAACTGGACTTTCGTCTGGCCGCCTACCCCTCACCGCAATTTCGTTTCAACCAAACCAACTACCGCTTCTATGTGACTGACCGCCAAACCGGTGAGCCTTGCGTATGGTTCATCGGCAGCCTGTTGGATTCGCCGACGGTGGTGGTGCCGCGCTATTTGTGGAAACTACCCTGGCACTACGGCCGCATGCAGTTCGACTGCACTTTGCAAGATGGGCAGTATACGCAGTACCAGCTCAAGACGCACTCACGCTGGGCCGAGGCCCGCCTGGAACTGCGCCAGGAGCCTGGCTTGACGCAAAACCACCCCGGATTTCCCGACGAGGAGAGCGCGCTGGTAACCCTGACCCATCCGCTGACTGGCTACTATTACCGCCGGGACGGACGGCTGGGCAGTTACTCGATCTGGCACGACCGGCTGCACATGCAACCGGCGCGGCTGCTGGCGGCGCGCTTTGATGTGCTTGAACGCATGGGCATTGTTGATATTGAGGAGCAACAGCAGCCTTACAGCTTGCTGGTCCAGCCGGAAACGGAATTCACGATCTATCTGCCACCGGCGGCAGTCTAG
- a CDS encoding exodeoxyribonuclease VII small subunit codes for MSETPIETLSYEQALQELEAVVRQLEGELGNLDASVNLYARGQQLAAHCAQLLAQAEQRVQQLGPDGSLNPLS; via the coding sequence ATGAGCGAAACGCCAATCGAGACCCTGAGCTACGAACAAGCCCTGCAAGAGTTGGAGGCCGTGGTGCGCCAGCTGGAAGGCGAGCTGGGCAACCTGGACGCCTCAGTCAACCTGTACGCCCGCGGCCAGCAGCTGGCCGCCCACTGCGCCCAACTGTTGGCGCAGGCCGAACAACGCGTACAGCAGTTGGGGCCAGACGGCAGCCTGAACCCGCTTAGCTGA
- the xseA gene encoding exodeoxyribonuclease VII large subunit, protein MEQLSMFRGPRPTLTVTDISRLLRALVESEGMLQDVWIRGEISNFSRPKSGHWYFTLKDHNAQLPCVMWRSTAELQAQVPKDGDQLEVHGGLSVYEAGGRYQLYVDEIRTDGEGALYQRFMQLKAKLEAEGLFDPARKRALPAWPQRIGIVTSPSGAALHDVLQTLARRFPMAEVVLAPAAVQGEEAATEILRALAALNQFAQPDVILLARGGGSPQDLAAFNSERLVRAVTASAAPVVSGVGHETDFTLADFAADLRAPTPTAAAELATPSQADLVAQLEAVRQQLGRYSPAAQIARQQQRLDELALRASRALGGRLQQVRASLNTAETHLTALNPEAVLQRGYAILARPDGAVLSSASQAQPGEALEARLRDGRLGLTVNPKP, encoded by the coding sequence ATGGAACAGTTGTCCATGTTCAGAGGGCCGCGCCCCACCCTGACAGTGACCGATATTTCCCGGCTGCTGCGCGCCCTGGTTGAATCGGAAGGCATGCTGCAAGATGTGTGGATCCGCGGCGAGATCTCCAATTTTTCACGACCCAAGTCCGGTCACTGGTATTTCACCCTCAAGGACCACAATGCCCAGTTGCCGTGCGTGATGTGGCGCAGCACCGCCGAGTTGCAAGCACAGGTCCCCAAGGACGGTGATCAGCTGGAAGTGCACGGCGGCCTGAGCGTGTACGAAGCCGGCGGCCGCTACCAACTGTATGTGGATGAGATCCGCACCGACGGCGAAGGCGCGCTCTACCAACGTTTTATGCAGCTCAAGGCCAAGCTGGAAGCCGAAGGCCTGTTTGACCCGGCGCGCAAGCGCGCCCTGCCGGCCTGGCCGCAGCGCATCGGCATCGTTACTTCGCCCAGCGGGGCTGCCCTGCACGACGTGCTGCAAACTTTGGCGCGCCGCTTTCCCATGGCCGAGGTCGTGCTGGCTCCCGCGGCTGTGCAGGGCGAAGAAGCCGCGACGGAGATATTGCGCGCCCTGGCAGCGCTCAACCAATTCGCCCAGCCGGATGTGATCTTGCTGGCGCGCGGCGGCGGCTCACCGCAAGACCTGGCCGCCTTCAACAGCGAACGTCTGGTGCGCGCCGTGACCGCTTCGGCCGCGCCGGTGGTCAGCGGCGTGGGTCATGAGACCGACTTCACCCTGGCCGATTTTGCCGCTGATCTGCGTGCGCCGACCCCAACAGCCGCCGCCGAACTGGCCACACCCAGCCAGGCGGATCTGGTCGCCCAGCTGGAAGCCGTGCGCCAGCAATTGGGGCGCTATTCACCGGCAGCACAAATTGCGCGCCAGCAGCAACGCCTGGACGAGCTGGCCCTGCGGGCCAGCCGGGCGCTGGGCGGCCGCCTGCAGCAAGTACGCGCCAGCCTGAATACCGCTGAAACCCACCTGACGGCGTTGAACCCTGAAGCGGTCTTGCAGCGCGGCTATGCCATTCTGGCCCGGCCGGACGGCGCGGTGCTGTCCAGCGCCAGCCAGGCGCAGCCCGGGGAAGCGTTGGAGGCGCGCCTGCGCGACGGCCGCCTGGGCCTGACAGTGAACCCGAAACCCTAA
- a CDS encoding HIT domain-containing protein, with product MKRLFSPWRKPYIEREKTQEQACVFCLALQQTDGPDNLIVHRGQHAFVMLNRFPYTSGHLMTLPNTHLADLEELTPAARAELFELANTAIGVLRGVYAPGGFNLGANLGAAAGAGIAEHLHLHVLPRWNGDTNFISTLGQTRVLPEELEDTWRRVSAAWPQT from the coding sequence ATGAAGCGTCTCTTTTCTCCTTGGCGCAAGCCGTACATCGAACGCGAAAAGACCCAAGAGCAAGCTTGCGTCTTTTGCTTGGCCCTGCAGCAGACGGACGGGCCGGATAATCTGATCGTGCACCGCGGTCAGCACGCCTTTGTGATGCTCAATCGCTTTCCCTATACCAGCGGCCATCTGATGACCCTGCCCAACACGCATCTGGCTGATTTGGAAGAGCTTACCCCGGCGGCCCGGGCCGAACTGTTTGAGCTGGCCAACACGGCGATTGGCGTGCTGCGCGGCGTGTATGCCCCCGGCGGATTTAACCTGGGCGCCAACCTGGGCGCGGCGGCCGGTGCCGGCATTGCCGAGCACCTGCACCTGCATGTGCTGCCGCGCTGGAACGGCGACACCAACTTCATTTCCACTCTGGGCCAGACCCGGGTACTGCCTGAAGAGCTGGAAGATACCTGGCGGCGGGTCAGCGCCGCCTGGCCGCAGACATAG
- a CDS encoding acetyl-CoA C-acyltransferase — translation MSNSNSQNQPIILSAVRTPIGKFLSSLSSLSAPQLGAVAVRAAVQRAGLTGEAPFDEIIMGNVVSAGLGQAPARQAGIFGGVQAASGATTINKVCGSGLKAAMLASQAIKAGDGELFIAGGMESMSKAPFLVDGRGGGLRYGNAQLTDALQYDGLWDPFENWIMGEAAEFIAEEYEVTRQAMDEYALKSHEKAIAAIDGGKFKHEIAPVEITDKKGKVTLVDTDESPRRDTSLEVLAKLPPAFKADGRVTAGNAPGLNDGASAAVLASRAKAEQLGLKPLARVVGYAQAAVDPKYIFIAPARAIPVLLDKVGWTLKDVDLIELNEAYAAQVLADGYALADQGWDWDKVNVNGGAIALGHPLGASGTRVLATLIYALKDRGLKRGIASLCLGGAEAVAMAIEIED, via the coding sequence ATGTCCAATTCCAACTCGCAGAACCAACCGATCATCCTTAGCGCGGTGCGCACGCCGATCGGAAAATTTCTCAGCAGCCTCAGCAGCCTCAGTGCCCCGCAGCTCGGCGCGGTGGCGGTGCGCGCGGCGGTGCAGCGCGCCGGCCTGACCGGCGAGGCGCCCTTTGACGAGATCATCATGGGCAATGTCGTCTCCGCCGGGCTGGGCCAAGCCCCGGCCCGCCAGGCCGGTATTTTTGGCGGCGTGCAGGCCGCCAGCGGCGCCACCACCATCAACAAAGTGTGTGGCTCCGGGCTCAAGGCAGCTATGCTGGCCAGCCAGGCGATCAAGGCCGGCGACGGGGAGCTGTTCATTGCCGGCGGCATGGAGAGCATGAGCAAGGCGCCCTTCCTGGTGGACGGCCGCGGCGGCGGGCTGCGCTACGGCAACGCCCAACTGACCGATGCGCTGCAATACGATGGTCTGTGGGATCCTTTTGAGAACTGGATTATGGGTGAGGCGGCCGAGTTCATTGCTGAAGAATATGAAGTCACGCGCCAGGCCATGGACGAATACGCCCTTAAGAGCCATGAAAAAGCGATCGCTGCCATCGACGGCGGCAAGTTCAAGCACGAAATTGCTCCCGTGGAAATTACGGACAAGAAGGGCAAAGTTACCCTGGTCGATACTGACGAGAGCCCGCGGCGCGATACTTCGCTGGAGGTGCTGGCCAAGCTGCCGCCGGCTTTCAAGGCCGACGGCCGCGTGACCGCCGGCAATGCGCCCGGCCTCAACGACGGCGCATCGGCCGCCGTGCTGGCCAGCCGCGCCAAGGCCGAACAACTCGGCCTCAAGCCGCTGGCCCGCGTGGTGGGCTATGCCCAGGCGGCCGTGGATCCCAAGTATATTTTCATTGCTCCCGCCCGCGCTATCCCGGTGCTGTTGGATAAGGTCGGCTGGACGCTGAAAGACGTGGATCTGATCGAGCTCAACGAAGCTTACGCCGCCCAGGTGCTGGCCGACGGCTATGCCCTGGCCGATCAGGGCTGGGATTGGGACAAGGTCAACGTGAACGGCGGCGCCATCGCTCTGGGCCACCCGCTGGGGGCCAGCGGCACCCGCGTGCTGGCTACGCTGATCTACGCACTGAAAGACCGCGGCCTGAAGCGCGGCATCGCTTCGCTGTGTCTGGGCGGGGCCGAAGCGGTGGCCATGGCCATCGAGATCGAGGACTGA
- a CDS encoding DinB family protein, giving the protein MDANERNQLIEAYRTAFDEFEQALASIPQEAWQFRPAPGEWSVHEVIIHLADSETNSYLRARRLAVDPELPLMAYDQDAWAAKLDYHSQDTDTALALTRLARAATYDFIKDLPDEVWAHVGVHPEYKDPYTFERWLSIYANHPRQHTEQILNNYAAWQAGQE; this is encoded by the coding sequence ATGGACGCGAATGAGCGCAACCAATTGATCGAAGCCTATCGCACGGCTTTTGATGAGTTTGAGCAAGCCCTGGCAAGTATCCCGCAGGAAGCTTGGCAGTTTCGGCCAGCGCCGGGCGAGTGGAGCGTGCACGAGGTGATCATCCACCTGGCCGACAGTGAGACCAACAGCTACCTGCGGGCGCGCCGTTTGGCCGTGGATCCGGAACTGCCGCTGATGGCCTACGACCAGGACGCCTGGGCCGCCAAGCTGGACTATCACAGCCAGGACACCGACACTGCGCTAGCACTTACGCGTTTGGCGCGCGCAGCGACCTATGATTTCATCAAAGATCTACCCGATGAGGTCTGGGCGCATGTGGGCGTTCACCCTGAATACAAAGATCCCTATACCTTTGAGCGCTGGCTGAGCATTTATGCCAACCACCCGCGCCAGCACACAGAGCAGATCTTGAACAATTACGCCGCCTGGCAGGCGGGGCAGGAGTAG
- a CDS encoding 3-hydroxybutyryl-CoA dehydrogenase: MAIEHIFVVGAGTMGNGIAQTAAVSGYQVTMMDVAAEQVQRGKAAIEKSAAKLAEKGKLSAEQQAAAGAIAITTQLAGVAEADLVIEAATENPELKFKLFQDLDAIARPGVILASNTSSISITKLAAATGRPGEVIGMHFFNPVPLMSLLEVVRGSATADMTVSAILEAGAQMGKTAVVVKDSPGFISNRILCPMINEAILAFEEGVADAEGIDTIMRLGMAHPMGPLTLADLIGLDVVLFIMEVLHRDFADDKYKPAELLRQMVAAGELGRKSGKGFYSY, translated from the coding sequence ATGGCGATCGAGCATATCTTCGTTGTAGGCGCCGGCACGATGGGCAACGGCATCGCCCAAACCGCGGCCGTCTCCGGCTATCAGGTGACCATGATGGACGTGGCCGCTGAGCAGGTGCAGCGCGGCAAGGCCGCCATCGAAAAATCTGCCGCCAAGCTGGCCGAAAAAGGCAAGCTCAGCGCCGAGCAGCAGGCGGCCGCCGGCGCCATTGCCATCACCACCCAACTGGCCGGAGTGGCTGAGGCAGACTTGGTTATCGAAGCCGCCACCGAAAACCCGGAGCTCAAGTTCAAGCTCTTTCAGGATCTGGACGCCATCGCCCGCCCCGGTGTCATCCTGGCCTCCAATACCTCTTCGATCAGCATCACCAAACTGGCGGCTGCCACCGGGCGCCCGGGTGAAGTGATCGGTATGCACTTCTTCAACCCGGTGCCGCTGATGAGCCTGCTGGAAGTGGTGCGTGGCTCGGCCACCGCGGACATGACTGTGTCTGCCATACTGGAAGCCGGCGCCCAAATGGGCAAGACGGCCGTGGTGGTCAAAGACTCGCCGGGCTTTATCTCCAATCGCATTCTTTGCCCCATGATCAACGAAGCCATCCTGGCTTTTGAAGAAGGCGTCGCCGACGCCGAAGGCATCGATACCATCATGCGCCTGGGCATGGCCCATCCCATGGGACCGCTGACCTTGGCAGACCTGATCGGCCTCGATGTGGTGCTCTTCATCATGGAAGTGCTGCACCGCGACTTTGCCGACGACAAATACAAGCCGGCTGAACTGCTGCGCCAGATGGTGGCTGCCGGCGAACTGGGCCGCAAAAGCGGCAAAGGCTTTTACAGCTACTGA
- a CDS encoding ABC transporter permease, whose amino-acid sequence MTFAESASPPAITTRGPLASFAYFWSKTFNIFEMELRKIRHDPFNLLTRAIQPLLWLLIFGQVLAGARGIPTGEYSYIEFMAPGILAQSVLFVAIFYGLALIWERDLGIIHKFLASPAPRAALVLGKGLGASMRGCSQAAIVMLTIYLLGIQANWNLLNLLGVFVTVILGAIVFATLSLIIAIWMKERERFMGVGQVLTMPLFFASNAIYPIEMMPGWLQNISLYNPLTYMVDALRSLILVGAQSQFGLAFDLGLLAVMAAILIAIAAKIYPSFIT is encoded by the coding sequence ATGACGTTCGCAGAATCCGCTAGCCCCCCAGCCATCACCACCCGTGGACCCCTGGCCAGCTTCGCCTATTTCTGGAGCAAGACCTTTAACATCTTCGAGATGGAGCTGCGCAAGATCCGCCATGACCCGTTCAACCTGCTGACGCGCGCCATCCAGCCCCTGCTGTGGCTGCTGATCTTCGGCCAGGTGCTGGCGGGCGCCCGCGGCATCCCCACCGGCGAGTACAGCTACATCGAATTCATGGCGCCGGGCATTCTGGCGCAGAGCGTGCTCTTCGTGGCCATCTTCTACGGCCTGGCGCTGATCTGGGAGCGTGATCTGGGCATCATCCACAAGTTCCTGGCCAGCCCGGCGCCGCGCGCCGCCCTGGTGTTGGGCAAGGGCCTGGGCGCCAGCATGCGCGGCTGCTCACAAGCTGCCATTGTGATGCTGACCATCTACCTGCTGGGCATCCAGGCCAACTGGAACCTGCTCAACCTGCTGGGCGTTTTTGTCACGGTGATCTTGGGGGCGATCGTTTTCGCCACACTCTCGCTGATCATCGCCATCTGGATGAAAGAGCGTGAACGTTTCATGGGTGTGGGTCAGGTGCTGACCATGCCGCTGTTCTTCGCCAGCAACGCCATCTATCCCATCGAGATGATGCCGGGGTGGCTGCAAAACATCTCACTCTACAACCCGCTGACCTACATGGTGGATGCGCTGCGTTCGTTGATCCTGGTCGGGGCGCAGAGCCAGTTTGGCCTGGCCTTCGACCTGGGTTTGCTGGCCGTGATGGCAGCTATCCTGATCGCGATTGCCGCCAAGATCTACCCCAGCTTCATCACCTAA
- a CDS encoding ATP-binding cassette domain-containing protein, translated as MNIIETRGLTREFGKFTAVDQVDLSVTEGEIFGLLGPNGAGKTTMLRMLTTLLPPTRGSATVAGYDIARQANLVRQVIAYVPQLLSADGTLTGYENLLIFAKLYDLPRAQRDERIHHLLGIMGLQDAAGKLVKTYSGGMIRRLEIAQSVLHAPRVLFLDEPTVGLDPIARASVWEHIQRLRQEFSTTILLTTHYMDEADELCQRIAILHHGQVAAIGGPSELKAGLNRNGVSLDDVFSHYAGGAIEASGSYINVSRTRDDVRRIR; from the coding sequence TTGAACATCATCGAAACCCGGGGACTCACCCGTGAGTTTGGCAAGTTCACCGCCGTGGACCAGGTTGATCTGAGCGTGACTGAGGGCGAGATCTTTGGCTTGCTGGGACCCAACGGGGCCGGCAAAACTACCATGCTGCGCATGCTGACCACCCTGCTTCCGCCCACTCGCGGCAGCGCCACAGTCGCCGGTTATGACATCGCCCGGCAGGCGAATCTGGTGCGCCAGGTGATCGCCTACGTACCCCAGCTGCTCTCCGCCGACGGCACGCTGACCGGCTATGAGAACCTGCTGATCTTCGCCAAGCTCTACGACCTGCCGCGCGCCCAGCGCGACGAGCGCATTCACCACCTGCTGGGGATTATGGGCCTGCAAGACGCGGCGGGCAAGCTGGTCAAGACCTATTCCGGCGGCATGATCCGCCGGCTGGAAATTGCCCAGTCTGTGCTGCATGCGCCGCGGGTGCTCTTCCTGGACGAGCCCACCGTGGGCCTGGACCCGATCGCACGCGCCTCGGTCTGGGAGCACATCCAGCGGCTGCGCCAGGAGTTCAGCACCACCATCCTGCTGACCACCCACTACATGGATGAGGCCGACGAACTGTGCCAGCGCATCGCCATCCTGCACCACGGCCAGGTGGCCGCCATTGGCGGGCCTAGCGAGCTCAAAGCCGGCCTCAACCGCAATGGGGTCAGCCTGGACGACGTGTTCAGCCATTATGCCGGCGGGGCCATCGAGGCCAGCGGCTCTTATATCAATGTATCGAGGACCCGAGATGACGTTCGCAGAATCCGCTAG
- a CDS encoding MarR family transcriptional regulator, with translation MPETKSAVDSVLEVIPWVMRVLRKEFRSQRDPNLTLPEFRALAYINRNPGCSLNEVAEHIGLEAPSTSKQVDDLVRRGLVARETDSSDRRRVQLSILPEGKQRIETANTHTRRFISAKLAHLSPQQQQQLLESLQMLREAFAGPEQQDRKKP, from the coding sequence ATGCCAGAAACCAAATCGGCAGTCGACAGTGTCTTGGAAGTCATTCCCTGGGTCATGCGCGTGCTGCGCAAGGAGTTCCGTTCGCAGCGCGACCCCAACCTGACCCTGCCGGAGTTCCGCGCCCTGGCCTACATCAACCGCAATCCGGGCTGCTCCCTCAATGAGGTCGCCGAGCACATCGGCCTGGAGGCGCCCTCCACCTCCAAGCAGGTGGACGATTTGGTGCGCCGCGGGCTGGTGGCGCGGGAAACAGACAGCAGCGACCGCCGCCGGGTACAGCTCAGCATCCTGCCGGAAGGCAAGCAGCGCATCGAGACAGCCAACACGCACACCCGGCGCTTTATCTCTGCCAAGCTGGCACACCTTTCACCACAACAGCAGCAACAGCTGCTGGAATCATTGCAGATGCTGCGGGAGGCCTTTGCAGGCCCGGAGCAGCAAGACAGGAAGAAGCCTTGA
- a CDS encoding SPFH domain-containing protein — MGILGQIGQFTFWILLFLFLFFSAVFTVQQQTAVIVQRFGKFVRIYKAGLNFKIPFIEMIAGRVNLRLQQLDVEIETKTRDNVFVRMVVSVQYLIREDKVYDAFYRLQEPLTQIRSFVFDVVRANVPKMLLDEVFENKEDIATAVRNELSDAMDDFGYDIRQTLITDIDPDDKVKQAMNEINTQQRLRLAATEKAQAEYIMTVRAAEGEAESKRLQGVGIANQRKEIAQGLSTAVADFQKEIKEVAPQTVMDLLMVTQHFDMLKDIGAHAGSKVVLIPYSPNAVSDLTDQMRNAIFVGEEMTRGDK; from the coding sequence ATGGGTATTCTAGGTCAAATTGGCCAGTTCACGTTTTGGATTCTCCTGTTCCTGTTTCTGTTCTTTAGCGCAGTCTTCACGGTGCAGCAGCAGACTGCGGTCATTGTGCAGCGTTTTGGTAAGTTCGTCCGCATTTACAAAGCCGGTCTGAACTTCAAGATCCCCTTCATCGAGATGATCGCCGGGCGCGTCAACCTGCGTTTGCAGCAACTGGATGTTGAGATCGAAACCAAGACCCGCGACAACGTCTTTGTGCGCATGGTGGTCTCGGTGCAGTACTTGATCCGCGAAGACAAGGTGTACGACGCTTTCTACAGGCTGCAAGAGCCGCTGACCCAGATCCGTTCCTTCGTCTTCGATGTGGTGCGTGCCAACGTACCCAAGATGCTGCTGGATGAAGTCTTTGAGAACAAAGAAGACATCGCCACAGCCGTGCGCAATGAACTCTCTGACGCCATGGACGACTTTGGCTATGACATCCGCCAGACCCTGATCACAGACATCGATCCGGATGATAAGGTCAAGCAGGCCATGAATGAGATCAACACTCAGCAGCGCCTGCGCCTGGCGGCTACGGAAAAGGCTCAGGCCGAGTACATCATGACTGTGCGGGCGGCCGAGGGTGAAGCAGAAAGCAAGCGCCTGCAGGGTGTGGGTATCGCCAACCAGCGCAAGGAAATTGCGCAGGGCTTGAGTACGGCAGTGGCCGACTTCCAGAAGGAGATCAAAGAAGTCGCTCCGCAAACCGTGATGGACTTGCTGATGGTCACCCAGCACTTTGACATGCTTAAGGACATCGGCGCCCACGCCGGCAGCAAAGTAGTGTTGATCCCCTATTCCCCCAACGCGGTCTCTGACCTGACGGACCAGATGCGCAATGCGATCTTCGTCGGCGAAGAAATGACCCGCGGAGACAAGTAA
- a CDS encoding class I SAM-dependent methyltransferase: MDDSALLAEQLAYYQARAQEYDESVQQTGRFSGPGMPAVDAEWNHIVQAVLALGPQGTALELACGTGLWTQHLAEIAGQLTALDGAAEMLATNRRKLGNPAIQYVQADLFDWQPQAQYDLVFAAFWLSHVPADLLAGHLQQIRRAVAPGGRLFLVDEPARGQQLSGSTEGQVQERQLHDGSRFRIVKVYYDPDQLAEQLGALGFGQADVWQGDYFFCLQARAQE, from the coding sequence ATGGACGACTCTGCTCTCTTGGCCGAACAACTGGCTTACTACCAGGCCCGAGCACAGGAATATGACGAATCTGTCCAGCAGACCGGGCGCTTTTCCGGGCCGGGGATGCCTGCGGTGGACGCCGAATGGAACCACATCGTGCAGGCTGTGCTGGCGCTGGGGCCACAGGGCACGGCCCTGGAACTGGCCTGCGGCACTGGCCTGTGGACCCAGCACCTGGCCGAAATCGCCGGGCAGCTGACTGCTCTGGACGGGGCGGCGGAGATGCTGGCGACCAACCGCCGCAAGCTGGGCAACCCGGCCATCCAGTATGTTCAGGCGGATCTGTTCGATTGGCAGCCCCAAGCCCAATACGACCTGGTCTTTGCGGCTTTTTGGCTCTCGCATGTGCCTGCTGACCTGCTGGCCGGCCACCTGCAGCAGATCCGCCGGGCTGTAGCGCCCGGCGGGCGGCTGTTCCTGGTGGACGAGCCCGCCCGCGGCCAGCAGCTCTCCGGATCCACTGAAGGCCAAGTGCAGGAGCGCCAGCTGCATGACGGTAGCCGCTTCCGGATCGTTAAGGTGTACTACGACCCCGACCAGCTTGCCGAGCAACTGGGCGCCTTGGGCTTTGGGCAAGCTGATGTTTGGCAGGGCGACTATTTCTTTTGTTTGCAGGCGCGCGCCCAAGAGTGA